The following proteins come from a genomic window of uncultured Fibrobacter sp.:
- a CDS encoding TIGR02171 family protein, producing MRRTFFLLLFLQLVLIACTNSESAASDEEVPEEIYPVIPEPSDSLLQDSLLRDSLIKDSLLKDSLARIDSLARIDSLFKARELILIHANDLTVELGTNLPDVRVNERPAMKVKFNYDFYVSRHEITCSEFNALMKPAAGLVLECTSEKLPAVNLTFYDAVLFANERSKKEGLDTAYTYLAKSFDSEKHCVNLEGFAYHPEIESYHLPTEAEWMLAAKSNWNAKKAWTADNSEYKLHPVCSMAGEDELCDMMGNALEWVNDWFGNFRDTLVMNYVGSPDGGALAQRVVKGGSFRNKATSISMHSRGDVYSVTSSTRGDYVGFRLVFGKIPDALWMGSSGRAASSRITPLANSSSVYAHTNTYKAKLAFRNDVSGNIAFIDYSNGTLSVVEIIDSIDAYHPDISPDGSHVAFSTMYEGLDGKSAVYVRDLNEEGSNLVKLDVESAAIPRWRVLESGDTAIVYVTSAGNNKDEAAFRSTSTWQVVFANGKFGTPQKLFDGAFHGGISADDRLAVSGARLLRARVNDHDTVWYNGEQACNVSLSKDGSNRTLFLDFGSSTGRKFAGGRYATHERLFVTDSLGNLIQSFRAPAGHTFDHTEWAGNMNLAVASLVNANGSHRKIVLLDLQDSSFTELAEGDELWHPNMWAYSEPLITGGSSIKVDSAGVYFTPQGSTASIILRYKMELLWKFKDTANVAIFGSSRPLDAIAPLGLDTSFFALNLANVPNMMATSDYLLTNYVFPHFKKLKYIVVALDIDLWYHSEDGPYNFFSLEYANYPGFVYDKNHDFWKDSVPEELARLTEESLGLEAYQERFIAPRGYNYEPPGNWETVPSVDNDSTWMRELSENYYASFKHLVNILKMAEERDIFVVGIIFPQSPAFKETGSFGRYGIRRSEAPALIEEIKDLEQKYPHFRLWDENKMGDHDYTDEMAFNEDHLSYLGAIQLTTRLDSLLKKLDK from the coding sequence ATGAGAAGGACGTTTTTCTTACTGCTGTTTTTACAGCTAGTCCTAATTGCTTGTACCAATTCAGAATCGGCGGCCTCGGATGAAGAGGTTCCTGAAGAAATTTACCCCGTTATCCCCGAACCCAGTGACAGCCTTTTGCAAGACAGTCTCTTGAGGGACAGTCTGATTAAAGACAGCCTGCTAAAAGATAGCCTTGCCCGCATAGACAGCCTCGCTCGAATTGATAGTCTGTTTAAGGCACGCGAATTGATCTTGATTCATGCGAACGATTTGACCGTCGAATTGGGCACGAATTTGCCCGATGTGCGCGTGAATGAACGCCCGGCCATGAAGGTGAAGTTCAATTACGATTTTTATGTGTCCAGGCATGAAATCACCTGTAGCGAATTTAACGCCCTCATGAAACCGGCGGCGGGCCTTGTGCTGGAATGCACCTCCGAGAAACTTCCGGCAGTGAATTTGACCTTCTACGATGCGGTTCTTTTTGCCAATGAACGCAGCAAAAAAGAAGGCCTTGATACCGCTTATACTTATTTGGCAAAGTCATTTGATTCCGAAAAGCACTGTGTCAATCTAGAGGGTTTTGCATACCATCCCGAGATTGAATCGTACCATTTGCCGACAGAAGCGGAATGGATGCTTGCCGCGAAATCGAACTGGAACGCCAAAAAAGCCTGGACCGCCGACAATTCCGAATACAAATTGCATCCGGTTTGCTCTATGGCAGGCGAAGACGAACTATGCGACATGATGGGCAATGCCCTCGAATGGGTGAACGACTGGTTTGGAAATTTCCGTGATACTTTGGTGATGAATTATGTCGGTTCGCCCGATGGGGGAGCGCTTGCGCAGCGAGTCGTTAAAGGCGGCAGTTTCCGCAATAAGGCAACATCAATTTCAATGCATTCCCGTGGCGATGTCTATTCGGTTACCTCTTCGACTCGTGGTGATTATGTCGGGTTCCGCCTTGTTTTCGGCAAGATTCCAGATGCCTTATGGATGGGGAGTTCAGGCCGCGCCGCTTCAAGCAGAATTACTCCGCTTGCAAATTCGTCGTCGGTATATGCCCATACCAATACTTATAAGGCTAAACTTGCTTTTAGAAACGATGTCTCCGGAAATATCGCCTTCATCGATTATTCTAACGGAACATTGTCGGTTGTCGAAATCATCGATTCAATCGATGCGTACCACCCCGATATTTCGCCTGACGGAAGCCATGTTGCCTTCTCGACGATGTATGAAGGGCTTGACGGCAAGTCTGCTGTTTATGTGCGCGATTTGAATGAAGAAGGGTCTAACTTGGTTAAGCTCGATGTCGAAAGTGCCGCCATTCCGCGCTGGCGTGTGCTTGAATCCGGCGACACTGCCATTGTGTATGTCACCAGTGCAGGGAACAATAAAGACGAAGCGGCTTTCCGCTCCACTTCGACTTGGCAGGTGGTTTTTGCAAACGGTAAATTCGGTACCCCGCAAAAATTGTTCGATGGAGCATTCCACGGGGGAATCAGTGCCGACGACCGTTTGGCGGTTTCTGGCGCGCGGCTTTTGCGTGCTCGCGTAAATGACCATGATACGGTGTGGTACAATGGCGAACAGGCTTGCAATGTTTCGCTTTCAAAAGATGGCTCCAACCGCACCTTGTTCCTGGATTTTGGCAGTTCTACGGGGCGCAAGTTTGCCGGCGGAAGGTATGCGACTCATGAACGGCTTTTCGTGACAGATTCTTTAGGGAATTTGATTCAGTCTTTCCGCGCTCCGGCTGGCCATACGTTTGACCATACGGAATGGGCGGGGAACATGAATCTGGCTGTTGCATCTCTAGTGAATGCGAATGGTTCTCACCGTAAAATCGTATTGCTTGATTTGCAAGACAGCAGCTTTACGGAGCTTGCCGAGGGCGATGAACTTTGGCATCCGAATATGTGGGCCTATTCGGAACCCCTTATTACAGGAGGTTCTTCAATCAAGGTTGATAGCGCAGGCGTCTATTTTACGCCGCAGGGGAGTACCGCATCCATTATTCTGCGCTATAAAATGGAACTCTTGTGGAAATTCAAGGATACGGCAAACGTTGCCATTTTCGGGTCTTCGAGACCGTTAGATGCGATTGCTCCACTCGGTCTAGATACCTCTTTCTTTGCGCTGAATCTAGCGAATGTCCCGAACATGATGGCGACATCCGATTATCTATTGACGAATTATGTGTTCCCGCATTTCAAGAAGTTGAAGTATATCGTTGTCGCCTTGGATATTGACTTGTGGTATCATTCCGAAGATGGACCGTATAATTTCTTCTCTCTGGAATATGCAAATTACCCCGGCTTTGTTTATGATAAAAACCATGATTTCTGGAAAGATAGCGTGCCCGAAGAATTGGCCCGCCTGACAGAAGAATCTTTGGGTCTAGAGGCTTATCAGGAACGCTTTATAGCGCCTCGCGGCTACAATTACGAACCACCCGGCAATTGGGAAACCGTTCCCTCTGTCGATAACGATAGCACGTGGATGAGGGAACTGTCGGAGAATTATTACGCCAGTTTTAAGCATTTGGTAAATATATTGAAAATGGCCGAAGAAAGGGATATCTTTGTCGTGGGCATTATTTTCCCGCAGAGTCCGGCTTTTAAAGAAACAGGCTCTTTTGGCCGCTATGGAATCCGTAGAAGCGAAGCCCCGGCTTTGATCGAAGAAATTAAAGACTTGGAGCAGAAATACCCTCATTTCCGTTTATGGGATGAAAATAAAATGGGGGATCATGACTATACCGACGAAATGGCGTTCAACGAGGACCATTTGAGTTATCTCGGGGCGATTCAACTGACGACGCGTCTTGACTCGCTGCTGAAGAAATTGGATAAATAA
- a CDS encoding family 16 glycosylhydrolase: protein MHLKTTLSVLAIAAVATMAQNKAYSGAELYTLKEVEYGKFEARMKMAAASGTVSSMFLYQNGSEIADGRPWVEVDIEVLGKNPGSFQSNIITGKAGAQKTSEKHHAVNPAADQAFHTYGLEWTPNYVRWTVDGVEVRKTEGGQVSDLKGTQGLRFNLWSSESAEWVGQFDESKLPLFQFINWVKVYKYTPGQGQGGSDFTLDWTDNFDTFDGSRWGKGDWTFDGNRVDLTDKNIYSRDGMLILALTRKGQESFNGQVPKDDEQQPVSSSSITPSSSSVASSSSVASSSSVTPSSSSQFNPFSSSSEQETGILQNRVKLQNKEVRGTVNAKGARVNPNNKANYQVDFNF from the coding sequence ATGCATCTTAAAACGACTCTTTCCGTTCTCGCAATCGCGGCGGTAGCAACCATGGCACAAAACAAAGCATATTCTGGCGCAGAACTCTACACTCTGAAAGAAGTTGAATATGGCAAGTTTGAAGCCCGTATGAAGATGGCTGCAGCATCCGGCACCGTCAGTTCCATGTTCCTTTACCAGAACGGTTCTGAAATTGCAGACGGACGCCCCTGGGTGGAAGTTGATATCGAAGTTTTGGGTAAAAACCCGGGCAGTTTCCAATCTAACATCATTACCGGCAAGGCTGGCGCACAGAAAACCAGCGAAAAGCATCATGCCGTGAATCCGGCTGCCGACCAAGCATTCCATACCTACGGCCTCGAATGGACACCCAACTACGTTCGTTGGACTGTAGATGGCGTAGAAGTCCGTAAAACCGAAGGCGGTCAGGTTTCTGACCTGAAGGGAACTCAGGGTCTCCGCTTCAACCTCTGGTCTTCTGAAAGCGCTGAATGGGTCGGCCAGTTCGACGAATCCAAGCTCCCGCTTTTCCAGTTCATCAACTGGGTCAAGGTTTATAAGTACACTCCGGGCCAGGGCCAGGGCGGTAGCGACTTTACGCTCGACTGGACGGACAATTTCGACACATTTGACGGCTCCCGCTGGGGCAAGGGCGACTGGACCTTCGACGGCAACCGCGTCGACCTCACCGACAAGAACATTTATTCCAGAGACGGCATGTTGATTCTCGCCCTCACTCGCAAGGGTCAGGAAAGCTTCAACGGCCAGGTTCCGAAAGACGACGAACAGCAGCCCGTTTCTTCGAGCAGCATTACCCCGAGTTCCTCGAGCGTGGCATCGTCTTCTAGCGTAGCATCTTCCTCCAGCGTTACGCCGAGTTCCAGCAGCCAGTTCAACCCGTTCAGCTCCAGCAGCGAACAGGAAACCGGCATTCTCCAGAACCGCGTCAAGCTCCAGAACAAGGAAGTTCGCGGTACGGTCAACGCCAAGGGTGCTCGCGTGAACCCGAACAACAAGGCCAACTATCAGGTTGACTTCAATTTCTAA
- the ruvA gene encoding Holliday junction branch migration protein RuvA, whose protein sequence is MIERIRGILIEKSPTFVVVDVNGVGYGVNISAYTAGKLPEVESEVTLYTNLVVREDSMTLFGFADKTEKDTFIMLLEVNGVGPKLAQRILSGSSPADLLNMVASDNKSALGKIKGLGKKTCEQMVLSLKDKAGAMLQALGDVEGSGITGMGALTGPKMEAVLALHTLGVKDPAAEKAVMKAAEILGDSADAATLIPEALKYL, encoded by the coding sequence ATGATTGAACGAATTCGCGGAATTTTGATTGAAAAGTCCCCCACTTTTGTGGTTGTAGACGTGAACGGCGTGGGTTACGGCGTGAATATTTCGGCCTATACGGCGGGCAAACTGCCCGAGGTAGAAAGCGAGGTCACACTCTACACGAACCTGGTGGTGCGCGAAGATTCCATGACGCTGTTCGGTTTTGCCGACAAAACCGAGAAAGACACCTTTATCATGCTGCTCGAGGTGAACGGTGTGGGTCCTAAACTTGCCCAGCGTATTCTGAGCGGCAGCTCCCCTGCTGACCTCTTGAACATGGTCGCAAGCGACAACAAGAGCGCCTTGGGCAAGATCAAGGGACTCGGCAAAAAGACTTGCGAGCAGATGGTGCTTTCGCTGAAGGATAAGGCAGGGGCAATGCTGCAGGCCTTGGGCGACGTGGAAGGCTCCGGAATTACCGGAATGGGCGCTCTCACGGGTCCGAAGATGGAAGCGGTTCTTGCCTTGCATACGCTTGGCGTGAAGGATCCGGCGGCAGAAAAGGCCGTGATGAAGGCTGCTGAAATCTTGGGTGATTCGGCAGATGCCGCAACACTTATCCCCGAGGCTCTCAAATATCTTTAA
- a CDS encoding GntR family transcriptional regulator, whose amino-acid sequence MKQRIIKALIDMNLNDGDRLPSVRSMIKGFGASSGTVQAALTELESAGKICKIQGKGCFWGTTPLKNRVPYVHETVSEKLAKAFERDFAQGFIKPSQPLPLSKELSARYNVSQGTLRKFLEEKVARGILKKEGRQYLFYRKQQKRDEAPLSELIFVTRCNSWGGFTAESERELDFLRLIYKTAGKNHYKLTLFGINDASGKLIDRSGKPCKLSEHPNAVGAILSTLLVQNFRPLLTFFADAKFPVAVWWEHPIDAVPRSFMRKDNWVFFNSTFGKQPGKEIGRYLLGLGVTEVGYFSPYHNSSWSKDRLTGLEESGLVVHPYVDAEFASPWDYKQIARKKVEKLSVEIMARTLEKEKLKALAERALAFQAANGNNMPWICVNDEVAGIFMEMVEENNMEIPMPNIGPNYIAFDNSMESYLLRIPSYDFNTDALVEQMFYYISSPSAFDGIKKIHHILGNVVEK is encoded by the coding sequence ATGAAACAGCGGATTATCAAAGCTTTGATCGATATGAACTTGAACGACGGGGACAGGCTGCCTTCCGTACGTTCGATGATCAAGGGGTTCGGGGCTTCGTCTGGCACGGTGCAGGCGGCGCTTACGGAGTTGGAATCTGCTGGAAAGATTTGCAAAATCCAGGGCAAGGGCTGTTTCTGGGGGACAACCCCACTCAAGAACAGGGTTCCTTATGTCCACGAGACGGTCTCTGAAAAGCTCGCCAAGGCATTCGAGCGAGACTTTGCGCAAGGATTTATCAAGCCGTCGCAACCGCTCCCCCTTTCGAAGGAACTTTCAGCCCGCTACAACGTTTCGCAGGGCACTCTCCGCAAGTTCCTTGAAGAAAAAGTTGCCCGCGGAATCCTGAAAAAAGAAGGCCGCCAGTACCTGTTTTACCGCAAGCAGCAAAAGCGCGACGAAGCACCGTTGAGTGAGCTCATTTTCGTGACGCGATGCAACAGTTGGGGCGGCTTTACTGCCGAAAGTGAACGCGAACTGGACTTCTTGCGACTGATTTACAAGACTGCCGGTAAAAACCATTACAAGCTCACGCTGTTCGGCATCAACGACGCCTCGGGCAAGCTCATTGACCGAAGCGGCAAACCTTGCAAGCTTTCGGAACACCCGAACGCCGTGGGCGCGATTCTTTCGACACTCCTGGTGCAAAACTTCAGGCCGCTTCTGACATTCTTCGCCGACGCCAAATTTCCCGTTGCCGTATGGTGGGAACATCCCATCGACGCAGTACCGCGCAGCTTTATGCGCAAGGACAACTGGGTATTCTTCAATTCCACCTTCGGAAAGCAACCCGGTAAAGAAATCGGCCGCTACCTGCTCGGCCTCGGCGTCACAGAAGTCGGCTATTTCTCGCCGTATCACAACAGTTCTTGGTCCAAGGACCGCTTGACCGGTCTCGAAGAATCGGGCCTGGTAGTGCACCCCTATGTGGACGCCGAATTCGCAAGCCCTTGGGATTACAAGCAGATTGCCCGCAAGAAAGTCGAAAAGCTCTCTGTGGAAATCATGGCGCGCACCCTTGAAAAAGAAAAACTCAAGGCACTTGCCGAACGCGCGCTCGCCTTCCAGGCGGCAAACGGCAACAACATGCCCTGGATTTGCGTGAACGACGAAGTCGCCGGCATCTTCATGGAAATGGTCGAAGAAAACAACATGGAAATTCCCATGCCAAATATCGGACCGAATTACATCGCCTTCGACAATTCCATGGAAAGCTACCTGTTGCGCATTCCGTCTTACGACTTCAACACCGACGCGCTTGTAGAACAAATGTTCTACTACATCAGTAGCCCCTCGGCTTTTGACGGCATCAAAAAAATCCACCACATCCTTGGGAACGTGGTGGAAAAATAA
- the ruvB gene encoding Holliday junction branch migration DNA helicase RuvB, which yields MDDQRIISPERRTGDESDVERTLRPPSLAEFTGQKNIKESLSIAIEAARHRGDSLDHCLFCGPPGLGKTTLAGIIAKEMGVNIHITSGPVLEKASDLAGLLTSLQENDILFIDEIHRLNRVVEEYLYPAMEDFRLDIMLDSGPAARSVNLPLKHFTLVGATTRSGLLTSPLRDRFGLQYRLELYDEDDIKSILMRSAKILNVGLEEDAAKLLSGRCRGTPRIANRVLRRCRDVAQVRGTGVIDLMSASKTLEMLGIDGEGLDHMDRKILSMIMDKFGGGPVGLGTIGAALGEEPDTLEEVYEPYLIRKGLLARTPRGRTATRTAYEMLHRSIPKALAEASAQESLDL from the coding sequence ATGGACGACCAGCGTATTATTTCTCCGGAACGCAGAACGGGCGACGAAAGCGATGTAGAACGCACGCTCCGCCCGCCTAGTCTTGCTGAATTTACCGGCCAAAAGAACATCAAAGAAAGCCTTTCGATTGCAATTGAAGCCGCGAGACATCGCGGCGATTCGCTGGATCATTGTCTTTTCTGCGGTCCTCCGGGTCTTGGCAAGACGACTTTGGCCGGAATCATCGCCAAAGAAATGGGCGTGAACATCCATATTACGAGCGGTCCTGTACTCGAAAAGGCTAGCGACTTGGCGGGGCTTTTGACGAGCCTGCAAGAGAACGATATCCTGTTTATCGATGAAATTCACCGTTTGAACCGCGTGGTGGAGGAATACCTCTACCCCGCTATGGAAGATTTCAGACTCGATATTATGCTGGATTCCGGGCCGGCGGCTCGTAGCGTGAACTTGCCGCTCAAGCATTTTACGCTGGTGGGCGCAACGACTCGCAGCGGTTTGCTTACAAGCCCGTTGCGCGATCGATTCGGCTTGCAGTACCGCCTGGAACTTTACGACGAAGACGACATCAAGAGCATTTTGATGCGCAGCGCGAAGATTTTGAACGTGGGGCTCGAAGAAGATGCGGCCAAACTCTTGAGCGGTCGGTGCCGCGGTACGCCGCGTATCGCTAACCGCGTACTGAGGCGCTGCCGCGATGTCGCCCAGGTGCGAGGCACCGGCGTCATCGACTTGATGTCGGCTTCAAAGACGCTTGAAATGCTTGGAATCGACGGCGAAGGTCTGGACCACATGGACAGGAAGATTCTGTCGATGATCATGGACAAGTTCGGCGGTGGCCCCGTGGGGCTGGGCACCATCGGGGCTGCGCTCGGCGAGGAGCCGGACACCCTCGAAGAAGTCTATGAACCGTACTTGATTCGCAAGGGGCTCCTCGCGAGAACGCCGCGTGGCCGTACAGCCACGCGCACCGCCTACGAGATGCTTCATCGCAGCATTCCGAAAGCACTTGCAGAAGCCAGCGCTCAAGAGTCGCTGGATCTTTAA